The following proteins are encoded in a genomic region of Rubrobacter xylanophilus DSM 9941:
- the mreC gene encoding rod shape-determining protein MreC yields MSVGRKKSGPAGGLAAVLALSVVSLMLFTVYVKEGDCTSDSGCGPLHTVQLGAAEVLRPVRALLSLAASPFDVAQDRLAGAFSGEEQELRRELRNAQALAAEASDLRRENERLRQMLEGERPGYEYAPLARVIAPVGEQFTNRITINVGTEDGVRPQMPVIVGNNILVGRTTGQVSRHTAEVMLVTDHNFAAGVRIVPPAEFDPSTGQVDPSATEEDVTYGEGILRTNIEGYFGVEYVDLSARAEEGDYVVTSGRAGGRELLFPPGLFVGTIESVSSTDLDQYKKIVVEPAVNPDDLEEVRVITDW; encoded by the coding sequence GTGTCCGTCGGGCGCAAAAAGTCCGGCCCGGCCGGGGGGCTCGCGGCGGTGCTGGCCCTGAGCGTCGTGAGCCTGATGCTCTTTACCGTCTACGTGAAGGAGGGGGACTGCACCTCGGACAGCGGCTGCGGTCCGCTGCACACGGTGCAGCTCGGGGCCGCGGAGGTGCTGCGGCCCGTGCGGGCGCTGCTCTCGCTCGCGGCCTCCCCCTTCGATGTGGCGCAGGACAGGCTGGCCGGGGCCTTCAGCGGCGAGGAGCAGGAGCTGCGGAGGGAGCTGCGCAACGCCCAGGCGCTCGCCGCCGAGGCCTCGGATTTGCGCCGGGAGAACGAGCGGCTTAGGCAGATGCTCGAGGGCGAGCGGCCCGGCTACGAGTACGCGCCCCTCGCGCGGGTCATCGCCCCCGTTGGGGAGCAGTTCACCAACCGGATCACCATAAACGTCGGGACGGAGGACGGCGTGCGGCCGCAGATGCCCGTCATAGTGGGGAACAACATCCTCGTCGGGAGGACGACCGGGCAGGTCTCCCGGCACACCGCCGAGGTCATGCTGGTGACCGACCACAACTTCGCCGCCGGGGTGAGGATCGTTCCGCCGGCGGAGTTCGACCCCTCCACCGGCCAAGTCGACCCCTCGGCCACCGAGGAGGACGTGACCTACGGCGAGGGCATCCTCAGGACCAACATCGAGGGCTACTTCGGCGTGGAGTACGTGGACCTGAGCGCCCGCGCCGAGGAGGGCGACTACGTCGTCACCAGCGGCCGGGCGGGGGGCAGGGAGCTTCTGTTCCCGCCGGGGCTCTTCGTGGGCACGATAGAGTCGGTTAGCTCCACCGACCTCGACCAGTACAAGAAGATAGTCGTGGAGCCGGCGGTCAACCCGGACGACCTCGAGGAGGTGCGGGTGATCACCGATTGGTAG
- a CDS encoding rod shape-determining protein: MGRVMFGGLFGRDVAIDLGTANTLVYVKGHGIVLSEPSVVAIDTKTDRVVAVGSAAKSMIGRTPGNIVAMRPLKDGVIADFEVTEKMLSYFIRKVQPRRGFFRSLVGPRVVVCVPSGVTGVELRAVKEATEAAGARQAYTIEEPLAAAIGAGLPVNEAQGSMVVDIGGGTTEVAVVSLGGIVTKSSIRIAGDDIDDAITNYIQKEYKLAVGTQTAEQLKIELGSAFRLEEEESAEIRGRDLVTGLPKTVVITSEEVREAISVPVDAIIAAVRDTLDRTPPELASDIMDRGMVLVGGGALLRHLDERLRRETGIPVHVADDALMCVAIGSGRCLEEIDSYRSALFTG, from the coding sequence ATGGGGCGCGTGATGTTCGGAGGACTGTTCGGGAGAGACGTTGCGATAGACCTGGGGACCGCCAACACCCTGGTGTACGTCAAGGGGCACGGGATAGTGCTCTCCGAGCCCTCGGTCGTCGCCATAGACACCAAGACCGACAGGGTGGTGGCGGTGGGCTCCGCGGCGAAGAGCATGATCGGGCGGACGCCCGGCAACATCGTCGCGATGCGTCCTCTGAAGGACGGCGTGATCGCCGACTTCGAGGTCACCGAGAAGATGCTCTCCTACTTTATACGCAAGGTGCAGCCGCGGCGGGGCTTCTTCCGCTCGCTCGTCGGGCCGCGGGTGGTGGTGTGCGTGCCGTCCGGCGTTACCGGGGTGGAGCTGAGGGCGGTCAAGGAGGCCACCGAGGCCGCCGGGGCCCGGCAGGCCTACACCATAGAGGAGCCGCTCGCGGCGGCGATCGGGGCGGGGCTGCCGGTCAACGAGGCCCAGGGGTCGATGGTGGTGGACATAGGCGGGGGGACCACGGAGGTCGCCGTGGTCTCGCTCGGCGGGATCGTCACCAAGTCCTCCATCCGGATCGCCGGCGACGACATCGACGACGCCATAACTAACTACATCCAGAAGGAGTACAAGCTCGCGGTGGGCACCCAGACCGCCGAGCAGCTCAAGATAGAGCTGGGGAGCGCCTTCCGGCTCGAGGAGGAGGAGTCCGCCGAGATAAGGGGGCGCGACCTGGTCACCGGGCTGCCCAAGACGGTGGTGATCACCAGCGAGGAGGTGCGCGAGGCGATAAGCGTGCCGGTGGACGCTATCATCGCCGCCGTGCGGGACACGCTGGACCGCACGCCCCCCGAGCTGGCCTCGGACATCATGGACCGGGGGATGGTGCTGGTCGGCGGCGGGGCGCTGCTCAGGCACCTGGACGAGCGGCTGCGGCGCGAGACGGGCATCCCCGTGCACGTGGCCGACGACGCCCTGATGTGCGTCGCGATAGGCAGCGGCCGCTGCCTGGAGGAGATCGACTCTTACCGCAGCGCGCTCTTTACGGGCTAG